One region of Miscanthus floridulus cultivar M001 chromosome 19, ASM1932011v1, whole genome shotgun sequence genomic DNA includes:
- the LOC136527111 gene encoding UDP-glycosyltransferase 75C1-like codes for MSMENPPPPQQQHFLFVTNPMQGHINPTRRFAALVMASNPDARVTFCTAVSGHRRIFPSLASPDEEAVDAAGVLHAPYSDGFDDGFNPAVHDAGKYRARASAAGRETLSAVVARLAARGRPVTCMVYTFLVPWVPDVARAHGVPAALFWIQPAAVFAVYYHYFHGHDAALAACANGLDPDATVALPGLPPLKPNALPSVVSITSPEHRHHMLLDMVRELFLSLDEHKPRVLVNTLDALEPDALRAVPQFEVDAVGPVVPPDDVSTSSRADLLHCHDPKPYMEWLETRPARSVVYVSFGSILPVSRRQEEEMRKGLEATGRPYLWVARKAGAGGASADSSSAADGDGAQGMVVDWCDQVRVLSHPAVGCFVTHCGWNSTLESVTRGVPMVAVPQWTDQPTVAWLVDACMGAGVRARADGEGVVERGELQRCVEMVMGDGEAAAAIRAQSDCWREVTREAVVRGGTSERNLRAFALGTAGGDA; via the coding sequence ATGTCAATGGAGAACCCACCTCCCCCTCAGCAGCAGCATTTCCTGTTCGTGACTAACCCGATGCAGGGCCACATCAACCCGACGCGCCGCTTCGCCGCCCTCGTGATGGCGTCCAACCCGGACGCGCGGGTCACCTTCTGCACCGCCGTCTCCGGGCACCGCCGCATCTTCCCGTCGCTGGCCTCCCCCGACGAGGAGGCCGTGGACGCCGCGGGCGTGCTGCACGCTCCCTACTCCGACGGCTTCGACGACGGGTTCAACCCAGCGGTGCACGACGCCGGCAAGTACAgggcccgcgccagcgccgcggGGCGCGAGACGCTGTCCGCCGTCGTGGCGCGCCTAGCCGCGCGGGGACGGCCCGTGACGTGCATGGTGTACACTTTCCTTGTGCCGTGGGTGCCCGACGTCGCGCGCGCGCACGGCGTGCCCGCGGCGCTCTTCTGGATCCAGCCGGCCGCCGTGTTCGCCGTGTACTACCACTACTTCCACGGCCACGACGCGGCCCTCGCCGCGTGCGCGAACGGCCTCGATCCGGACGCCACAGTCGCCCTGCCAGGTCTACCGCCGCTCAAGCCCAACGCGCTGCCGTCGGTCGTGTCCATCACCTCGCCGGAGCACAGACACCACATGCTGCTCGACATGGTGCGTGAGCTCTTCCTGTCTCTCGACGAGCACAAGCCCAGGGTGCTCGTCAACACGTTGGACGCGCTGGAGCCTGACGCGCTCCGCGCGGTGCCGCAGTTCGAGGTCGACGCCGTCGGTCCCGTGGTGCCGCCGGACGACGTGTCTACGTCATCACGCGCGGACCTGTTACACTGCCACGACCCGAAGCCGTACATGGAGTGGCTGGAGACGAGGCCGGCGCGGTCCGTGGTGTACGTGTCGTTCGGGAGCATCCTCCCGGTAAGCAGGCGGCAGGAGGAGGAGATGAGGAAAGGCCTGGAGGCGACCGGCCGTCCGTACCTGTGGGTGGCCCGAAAGGCCGGCGCCGGTGGTGCGAGCGCGGACAGCAGCAGCGCGGCCGACGGTGACGGCGCGCAGGGGATGGTGGTTGACTGGTGCGACCAGGTGCGCGTGCTGTCGCACCCGGCGGTGGGGTGCTTCGTGACGCACTGCGGGTGGAACTCGACGCTGGAGAGCGTGACGCGGGGCGTGCCGATGGTGGCCGTGCCGCAGTGGACGGACCAGCCTACGGTGGCGTGGCTGGTGGACGCGTGCATGGGCGCCGGCGTGCGCGCGCGCGCGGACGGCGAAGGGGTGGTCGAGCGAGGTGAGCTGCAGCGGTGCGTGGAGATGGTCATGGGCGACGGTGAGGCCGCGGCGGCCATCCGGGCGCAGTCTGATTGTTGGAGAGAAGTGACGCGTGAGGCGGTGGTCCGCGGCGGGACGTCGGAGAGGAATCTCCGAGCGTTCGCGTTGGGTACGGCTGGGGGCGATGCCTGA
- the LOC136527468 gene encoding UDP-galactose/UDP-glucose transporter 3-like, translated as MAAARRGGGDGANGVVRPRPRDRGVGGGGGSMAGRVSVLAFCVAGIWSAYIYQGVLQETLSTKRFGPEARRFEHLAFLNFAQNVVCFVWSFIMIKLWSGGSSSDGRAPLWKYWGVSVTNTIGPTMGIEALKYISYPAQVLAKSSKMIPVMLMGTLLYGVKYTLPEYFCTFLVAGGVSSFALLKTSSKTIKKLANPNAPLGYTLCFLNLAFDGYTNSTQDLIKSRYPKTNPWDIMLGMNLWGTIYNAVIMFVAPLLFSNWPYANGFEALRFCQENPEVALGHFPCSAYVAAVGQNFIFLTISRFGSLTNTTITTTRKFMSIVVSSVISGNPLSLKQWGSVVMVFLGLSIQIYLKWKRKKGRDHKE; from the exons ATGGCCGCCGCGCGCCGGGGCGGCGGCGACGGTGCCAACGGCGTCGTCCGTCCCCGCCCCCGCGaccgcggcgtcggcggcggcggcggaagcaTGGCGGGGCGCGTGTCCGTCCTCGCCTTCTGTGTCGCCGGGATCTGGTCCGCCTACATCTACCAGGGCGTCCTCCAGGAGACTCT ATCCACGAAGCGGTTCGGGCCGGAGGCGCGGCGGTTCGAGCACCTCGCGTTCCTCAACTTCGCGCAGAACGTCGTCTGCTTCGTCTGGTCCTTCATAA TGATTAAGCTGTGGTCGGGCGGGAGTAGCTCTGATGGCCGTGCGCCGCTATGGAAATACTGGGGCGTCAGCGTCACCAATACCATCGGGCCGACCATGGGGATCGAGGCGCTCAAGTACATCAGCTATCCAGCTCAG GTGTTGGCAAAATCTTCTAAGATGATTCCTG TAATGTTGATGGGAACTCTTCTCTATGGTGTGAAGTACACACTTCCAGAGTATTTTTGCACCTTTCTTGTTGCTGGCGGTGTGTCATCCTTTGCGTTGCTTAAG ACAAGCTCCAAGACAATTAAGAAGCTTGCCAACCCTAATGCACCTCTTGGCTATACATTGTGCTTCCTCAACTTAGCTTTTGATGGGTATACTAACTCGACCCAAGATTTAATAAAGTCAAG GTACCCAAAGACAAACCCATGGGATATAATGCTTGGCATGAACCTCTGGGGGACCATATATAATGCTGTAATTATGTTTGTTGCGCCATTACTATTCAGTAACTGGCCATATGCAAATGGGTTTGAGGCATTGAGATTTTGCCAGGAGAACCCAGAGGTGGCCTTGGGACATTTTCCTTGTTCTGCCTATGTGGCAGCCGTGGGGCAGAACTTCATCTTTTTAACCATCAGCCGGTTTGGCTCTCTTACTAACACAACAATCACTACCACCCGTAAATTCATGAGCATTGTGGTTTCATCCGTCATCAGTGGCAATCCATTATCTTTGAAGCAATGGGGTAGTGTTGTGATGGTCTTCTTAGGCCTCTCTATCCAAATATATCTCAAATGGAAGAGAAAGAAGGGCAGAGACCATAAGGAGTAA
- the LOC136526661 gene encoding malonyl-CoA:anthocyanidin 5-O-glucoside-6''-O-malonyltransferase-like, translating to MLVSAVSSQVCVLNTSHVHPVQTDGLSPPCHGEHKLSFLDLLQISKTIQRLFFFDGPDLPSAVSALRSSLAATLAVFLPLAGNLAFRPTSGDVVLDFSPAAVSSGVKFVEAEFSSGADGMRRLARDAEHDTQAFVQLVPDLEAWQLLVQNLGPV from the coding sequence ATGCTAGTTTCCGCCGTGAGCTCTCAGGTGTGTGTTCTCAACACCAGCCATGTCCATCCCGTGCAAACCGACGGCCTGTCGCCGCCGTGCCACGGCGAGCACAAGCTGTCCTTCTTGGACCTGCTGCAGATCTCCAAGACAATCCAGCGGCTGTTCTTCTTCGACGGCCCCGACCTCCCGTCGGCCGTGAGCGCGCTACGGTCTTCCCTCGCCGCCACTCTCGCAGTCTTCCTCCCCCTCGCCGGCAATCTAGCCTTCCGCCCCACCTCCGGCGACGTCGTCCTCGACTTCTCCCCCGCCGCCGTCTCCTCTGGGGTCAAGTTCGTCGAGGCCGAGTTCTCCAGCGGCGCCGACGGCATGCGCCGCCTCGCCAGAGACGCCGAGCACGACACGCAGGCGTTCGTGCAGCTCGTCCCGGATCTCGAGGCGTGGCAGCTGCTCGTCCAgaatttaggccccgtttag